The Sorangiineae bacterium MSr11367 genome window below encodes:
- a CDS encoding Hint domain-containing protein has product MAAPPANADYTVFSCKAWEQTHDSSGSSHAASRCFEGIPWADCKAMIDDAYNKGLTTLKAQQWNTYWQWCPLVYAGKIQSVCPAGCFAGNTQLTDGEGSELSISEASEGVALKTLSDNSSTARPNLQGRAIDMAIRGPEAHDLYIFQLSNGRELRVTENHAMVLASGRLVKARNVRTSDAFVDATGASVPVLAIYREPATSDVYNVRMKSSSFEGHVVVAEGVLAGDNYLQNAVDGEEEMAISARRE; this is encoded by the coding sequence GTGGCTGCGCCGCCAGCCAATGCCGATTACACCGTCTTTTCGTGCAAGGCATGGGAGCAGACGCACGACTCCAGTGGGTCGTCGCATGCCGCCTCCCGCTGCTTCGAGGGTATCCCGTGGGCCGATTGCAAGGCCATGATCGATGATGCTTACAACAAGGGCCTCACCACCTTGAAGGCGCAACAGTGGAACACGTATTGGCAATGGTGTCCGTTGGTCTACGCAGGAAAGATTCAGTCCGTATGTCCGGCAGGATGCTTCGCAGGAAATACGCAGTTGACGGACGGGGAGGGCAGTGAGCTCTCGATCTCCGAAGCGAGCGAAGGTGTCGCGCTGAAGACGTTGTCCGATAATTCGAGCACGGCACGCCCAAATCTTCAGGGACGAGCCATCGACATGGCGATTCGCGGCCCCGAGGCGCACGACCTCTACATCTTCCAGCTGTCGAATGGCCGTGAGCTTCGTGTCACGGAGAATCATGCGATGGTGCTCGCATCGGGGCGCCTTGTGAAGGCCCGAAACGTTCGCACTAGCGACGCCTTCGTCGATGCCACGGGCGCCTCGGTGCCCGTTCTCGCCATTTACCGCGAACCGGCAACATCGGATGTGTACAACGTCAGGATGAAGTCAAGCTCGTTCGAAGGACACGTTGTCGTCGCAGAGGGCGTCCTCGCGGGTGACAACTATCTTCAGAACGCGGTCGATGGTGAAGAGGAGATGGCGATTAGCGCGCGTCGGGAATAG
- a CDS encoding HlyD family efflux transporter periplasmic adaptor subunit: MSEAFARTFRALDRGSRARASFTALVAVSLLSVWAMWLFTAKLSVYETSEAARLEVVRAAHPLDAPIPGRVIKINFALEQEVDEGDVLAELDAEPQRLALGEAKVKAASLGPQLGATQAELAAENRALSAFRNQGDAILGESSSRAEEAEIATRLAREELERIERLSDSGAVPEIDAVRAKSDAERKAAAAAALRAQRTKREGEWITGQSDRRIRIAGLQRDVVRLESELQQVQAQIGSIEHEIDRRRIRAPASGRVGEISSVRPGSFVDEGDHLGTIVAHGDLRVVAEFKPSSAFGHVRTGQTAHVRFDGFPWTEFGDTQASVTDVAREVRDGRARVELNIVSTSDRIPLQHGLPGTVEIEVEQATPAVLVLRAVGRLLHPSHNSDPARPAEDRRKRITRQ, translated from the coding sequence ATGTCTGAAGCATTTGCTCGAACGTTCCGCGCGCTCGATAGAGGCTCCCGCGCGCGCGCGTCCTTCACGGCCCTGGTCGCTGTCTCCCTTCTCAGCGTTTGGGCAATGTGGCTCTTCACGGCAAAACTCTCGGTTTATGAGACAAGCGAGGCCGCCCGCCTCGAGGTCGTCCGCGCGGCGCACCCGCTTGATGCGCCGATCCCTGGACGTGTCATCAAAATCAACTTCGCCCTGGAACAAGAGGTGGACGAGGGCGATGTGCTCGCCGAATTGGACGCCGAACCGCAACGACTGGCACTGGGTGAGGCAAAGGTAAAGGCGGCAAGCCTTGGCCCGCAGCTCGGCGCAACCCAGGCCGAATTGGCGGCCGAAAATAGGGCGCTCTCCGCCTTTCGAAACCAGGGCGACGCGATTCTCGGCGAGAGCTCGAGTCGTGCCGAAGAGGCGGAGATCGCTACCCGGCTCGCGCGGGAGGAGCTCGAAAGAATCGAGCGACTCTCGGATAGCGGTGCAGTTCCGGAAATTGACGCGGTCCGAGCGAAATCGGACGCCGAGCGGAAGGCAGCGGCGGCCGCGGCGCTTCGCGCGCAACGGACCAAGCGCGAAGGCGAGTGGATTACGGGACAATCCGACCGGCGTATCCGCATTGCCGGACTGCAACGAGACGTAGTCCGGCTCGAGTCAGAGCTCCAGCAAGTCCAGGCGCAGATCGGGTCCATCGAGCACGAAATTGATCGACGCCGCATCCGGGCGCCGGCGAGTGGGCGCGTTGGCGAAATCAGCTCCGTCCGTCCGGGCTCGTTCGTGGACGAAGGTGACCACCTCGGAACCATCGTTGCGCACGGCGATCTGCGAGTAGTCGCCGAGTTCAAGCCGTCCTCGGCGTTCGGACACGTGCGCACTGGCCAGACCGCGCACGTGCGCTTCGATGGCTTTCCCTGGACGGAGTTCGGCGATACGCAGGCGTCCGTCACAGACGTTGCGCGCGAGGTACGCGATGGGCGTGCGCGGGTTGAGTTGAATATCGTGTCCACAAGCGACCGCATTCCGCTGCAACACGGATTGCCGGGAACGGTGGAAATCGAAGTCGAGCAAGCAACACCGGCCGTGCTCGTCTTACGCGCCGTGGGACGGCTTCTTCACCCATCACACAATAGCGACCCAGCGCGGCCAGCCGAGGATCGGCGCAAGCGTATCACCCGGCAATGA
- a CDS encoding HEAT repeat domain-containing protein, translated as MKAVRDKQRKAVEKPQQRVLTRKSVAVGMVLVAALAAAGASALVLRHRTLDRDVHLSLGCTPGEKDVYTLRYSSDGELTDSSLGLSKSDSPNLSATHIRAGADGRLVSACVSTTAESYTMAITVEGARGTFETRVGGEPGSSKPVESLVMGTTYITKDATGRTLGVRFDETMEETGRAIVRDMLSLAQLTLPKDRSTMPPWTIAEEDANGVYDAHYEVKDVDADTVTLSKARHNRAPEGQLRNHARKPHADASSDSGGTLRVAKTSGRAESANVAVALDLRVGDHSVGRTKSQLSLVRTSTEKLSVDELASLVRGYDEREARGGATSDLAAHDLDAHLEQRMQERELGSETWETLSKRIDDPESDRTKTFLKLKALFILQSERAKEAARALAGMKDAQAPSFLLLTGSLAASGTREAQKALVDAARASEPNSSRERSLVATLGTVKTPTPQTVTSLQQVQNGRGGEEIRGTARLALGSLAGELREKDPALAQSVVNDNVQSFRDATTPEDRALALLALGNAGAPDNVALAREALSDPDPRVRAAAVASLRFVMTMEAETMLAGAAGQDSSASVRAEALRSLAVRTVGAETLALATHVVKADGDQEVRMAAVLLLANELEQDPSLAQVLEDVGRTDRAAGVRNAAQMALLRSGKI; from the coding sequence GTGAAAGCCGTACGAGACAAGCAAAGGAAAGCCGTGGAGAAACCCCAGCAGCGGGTCTTGACGCGCAAATCGGTCGCAGTGGGGATGGTCCTGGTCGCGGCGCTTGCTGCGGCCGGGGCCTCGGCCCTCGTTCTTCGCCATCGCACGCTCGACCGTGATGTCCACCTCTCCCTCGGCTGCACGCCGGGCGAGAAGGACGTATATACGCTCAGATACTCGAGCGACGGAGAGTTGACCGATTCGAGTCTCGGTCTGTCGAAGTCGGATTCTCCCAACCTGTCCGCGACGCATATTCGCGCCGGTGCCGACGGTCGGCTAGTTTCCGCGTGCGTGAGTACCACCGCGGAGAGCTATACGATGGCGATCACCGTCGAGGGGGCTCGCGGCACCTTCGAAACGCGCGTGGGCGGGGAGCCCGGCTCCAGCAAACCGGTGGAATCTCTTGTGATGGGTACGACGTACATTACGAAGGACGCGACCGGGCGTACCCTCGGCGTACGGTTCGACGAAACGATGGAAGAGACGGGCCGCGCCATCGTGCGGGACATGCTGTCCCTGGCGCAGCTCACGCTTCCGAAGGACCGCAGCACGATGCCTCCTTGGACGATCGCGGAGGAGGATGCCAATGGCGTCTATGACGCGCACTACGAGGTGAAGGACGTGGATGCGGACACGGTAACGTTGTCGAAAGCTCGCCACAACCGAGCCCCTGAGGGGCAACTGCGCAACCACGCACGCAAGCCGCACGCCGACGCGAGCTCGGATAGTGGCGGGACGCTCCGCGTGGCGAAGACGAGCGGACGGGCGGAGAGTGCGAACGTCGCCGTCGCGCTCGATTTGCGCGTCGGAGATCACAGCGTGGGCCGAACGAAGTCGCAACTATCGCTGGTGCGTACTTCCACTGAAAAACTCTCCGTCGATGAATTGGCCTCGTTGGTTCGCGGATACGACGAACGAGAAGCGCGCGGCGGAGCGACCTCCGATCTCGCGGCCCACGATCTCGATGCGCATCTCGAACAGCGGATGCAGGAAAGGGAGCTCGGCAGCGAAACTTGGGAGACCCTGTCGAAGCGCATCGACGACCCCGAAAGCGATCGCACGAAGACGTTCCTGAAACTCAAAGCGCTATTCATTCTGCAATCCGAGCGGGCCAAAGAAGCGGCGCGGGCCCTCGCGGGCATGAAGGACGCGCAAGCCCCCTCGTTCTTGCTGCTCACGGGCTCGCTTGCTGCTTCCGGTACAAGGGAGGCTCAAAAGGCGCTCGTGGACGCCGCGCGTGCGTCGGAGCCCAATTCGAGTCGAGAGCGCTCGCTGGTGGCGACCTTGGGGACCGTCAAAACGCCCACGCCGCAGACGGTCACTTCCCTTCAACAGGTCCAAAACGGGCGTGGCGGCGAAGAGATTCGGGGTACGGCCCGGCTCGCGCTAGGATCGCTGGCGGGCGAGCTCCGTGAGAAGGATCCAGCGCTAGCCCAGAGTGTCGTCAACGACAATGTACAGAGCTTCCGCGACGCGACGACCCCGGAGGATCGTGCGCTCGCTTTGCTGGCCCTGGGAAATGCAGGTGCTCCCGACAATGTCGCACTCGCACGGGAAGCCCTTTCCGACCCGGATCCGCGCGTTCGCGCCGCCGCCGTCGCGTCTTTGCGCTTCGTCATGACGATGGAAGCCGAGACGATGCTGGCGGGCGCCGCCGGCCAGGACAGCTCGGCGAGTGTTCGCGCAGAAGCCCTGCGAAGCCTTGCCGTTCGCACCGTGGGCGCGGAGACGTTGGCGCTCGCGACCCACGTCGTCAAGGCCGACGGTGATCAAGAGGTACGCATGGCAGCCGTCTTGCTCCTTGCAAACGAGCTCGAACAAGATCCGAGTCTCGCGCAGGTTCTCGAAGACGTGGGTCGCACCGACCGCGCTGCTGGTGTGCGGAATGCGGCGCAAATGGCCTTGCTCCGCTCTGGCAAGATTTAG
- a CDS encoding prolyl oligopeptidase family serine peptidase — protein sequence MTDSTKLAKPLVGESPPITAVRPVVDTYFGVDVTDRYRWMEDPKSTEYAAWLSSQDGYARGLLSHVPGRSALRDDLLAATKSSDAIVDVRETETGTFLARKAGGAPSAALYFRPRNSSDEKLIFDPSSAPSAHTSLDSFVPSPGGAFVIVMTSSGGTEERTLRVIRTSDAKDLPDRIEHLRMMDVAWLPNARGFTYTRYPHGADKADPFSRYHNAEVALHLLGKIPEQDRTVFGGASLGGAPEDDPEVAFTEGSDTAIGIVHHGVARELSLYVKPASQLATTSNWRKIVSPEEQITQAAVHGNELYVLSFRNANRGRILRTRANAPDIAGATPIVPESEDVLEEVRPASDGIFALILRRGVHRLLHIASDGTRTEAALPAELSVETFSSRPTATSTMMRVEAYTQSPTWMKWDAERDTAPTTLPFNPPPKAFANVRVERTTATSKDGTQVPITLLVPKGSERDGKQYVWLLGYGAGGYTLSPEFYPVRDAWLKRGGIWALAHVRGGGENGAEWHRAAMKGNKERSIDDFIACAEKLIADGYTTSSHLVANGVSAGAMVAGGAMTRRPELFRTVVLISGATNVLRIDTLPSGAENAKEFGSTTTKDGFEGLLKIDTVQRVRDGVSYPAVLLQVGANDPRLPTWQSGKLAARLQAASSSGHPVLLTVVANQGHQSTTADQLVDRYTDAYAFVFWQLGHPDFQPR from the coding sequence ATGACTGATTCCACCAAGCTCGCGAAGCCTCTTGTCGGCGAGTCGCCACCGATCACTGCTGTCCGACCGGTGGTCGACACATATTTTGGCGTCGATGTGACGGATCGATATCGTTGGATGGAGGACCCGAAATCCACGGAGTATGCGGCGTGGCTCTCCAGCCAAGATGGCTATGCCCGAGGGCTGCTCTCGCACGTCCCCGGGCGCTCGGCCCTTCGCGATGACCTTCTTGCTGCCACGAAGAGTAGCGATGCGATCGTCGACGTGCGAGAAACGGAAACTGGGACATTCCTGGCGCGCAAAGCTGGCGGCGCCCCCTCCGCGGCGTTGTACTTCCGCCCGCGGAATTCTTCAGATGAAAAGCTCATCTTTGATCCGTCGAGCGCTCCTTCGGCCCATACCTCCCTGGACTCGTTCGTTCCATCGCCAGGCGGAGCGTTCGTCATTGTCATGACGTCGAGCGGCGGTACCGAGGAGCGGACACTCCGTGTAATTCGTACCAGCGATGCGAAAGACCTCCCGGATCGAATCGAACATCTGCGGATGATGGATGTCGCTTGGCTTCCAAATGCGCGGGGCTTCACATATACTCGTTATCCTCATGGTGCCGACAAAGCCGACCCCTTCTCGCGCTATCATAATGCCGAGGTAGCCCTTCATCTATTGGGTAAAATCCCCGAGCAGGACCGAACAGTGTTTGGCGGCGCGTCTCTCGGCGGCGCTCCCGAAGACGATCCAGAAGTTGCCTTCACCGAGGGAAGTGATACCGCCATAGGGATCGTTCACCATGGCGTGGCCAGAGAGCTCTCGCTTTATGTGAAGCCGGCATCTCAACTGGCGACTACGAGCAATTGGCGCAAGATCGTTTCGCCCGAAGAGCAGATTACGCAAGCGGCGGTACATGGAAACGAGCTATATGTCCTTTCTTTTCGGAATGCCAACCGTGGTCGAATCTTGCGTACACGAGCCAACGCTCCCGATATCGCCGGTGCGACTCCCATCGTGCCGGAAAGCGAGGATGTACTAGAAGAAGTTCGGCCGGCATCGGATGGTATCTTCGCGCTAATACTCCGTCGTGGGGTACATCGACTCCTTCATATTGCCAGCGACGGTACACGGACCGAGGCAGCGTTGCCGGCTGAATTGTCCGTGGAGACCTTCTCGTCGCGCCCCACCGCCACAAGCACCATGATGCGTGTCGAGGCGTATACCCAATCACCGACTTGGATGAAATGGGATGCAGAACGCGATACTGCGCCTACCACGCTCCCATTCAATCCTCCGCCAAAAGCCTTCGCGAACGTGCGCGTTGAGCGCACTACTGCGACGAGCAAGGACGGCACTCAAGTCCCTATTACTCTTCTTGTGCCTAAAGGGAGTGAGCGGGATGGAAAACAGTACGTTTGGCTTCTCGGCTACGGTGCGGGTGGATACACTCTATCCCCCGAATTCTACCCAGTTCGAGACGCCTGGCTGAAGCGCGGAGGTATTTGGGCCCTCGCCCACGTTCGCGGTGGTGGGGAGAATGGTGCTGAGTGGCACCGGGCAGCCATGAAGGGCAATAAAGAGCGCTCGATTGATGATTTCATTGCCTGCGCTGAGAAGCTCATCGCTGACGGATACACCACCTCGTCGCATTTGGTTGCGAATGGAGTGAGCGCCGGAGCCATGGTTGCAGGTGGTGCGATGACCCGACGTCCGGAGCTCTTTCGAACTGTTGTCTTAATTTCCGGTGCAACGAACGTCCTTCGAATCGACACTTTGCCGTCAGGAGCGGAAAACGCAAAAGAGTTCGGTTCCACGACAACCAAGGACGGATTCGAAGGCCTCCTCAAAATCGACACCGTTCAACGCGTGCGTGATGGGGTTTCTTATCCGGCGGTTCTCCTCCAGGTCGGGGCAAATGACCCTCGACTACCGACGTGGCAATCCGGAAAGCTTGCTGCGCGCCTTCAAGCAGCATCAAGCAGCGGGCATCCTGTATTGTTGACCGTTGTCGCCAACCAGGGACACCAGAGCACCACGGCGGACCAGCTCGTTGACCGGTACACGGATGCCTACGCTTTTGTCTTTTGGCAACTTGGACACCCCGACTTTCAACCGCGATGA
- a CDS encoding protein kinase has product MSTVTPVTVVPEESQDGVAVHASIDDLKIGIRILNVRLDRLLERTADWGLYLGDDEERLHLVLMAVGTSKEALEHCLSGPAAEGKVIERATFRSLHVAVLVVDEQHCIRFAGQLESLQEARDKSSTLPSQRNGVLVHDSLFAARYRVGAVLGRGATGEVYRAHDQTLQRAVALKILRLDERETHAHREEAKRRLLREARVVSALKHPHIVELYDASENAGLPYLVLELCEGGNLRKAMMAPATQEERERWVTEIAQALACAHDQGIVHRDIKPENILLTTDRLVKVADFGIAKAKERRDAPNTTLGIVGTPPYMAPEQLIGSAVDGRADQYAWGLVAYELLTKRHPRLRESTSPPANNDQGLPPNLSHVLARAMTTDPAGRYSDFHELLSELRPAPQRTKRRFALAAMALIAASSIISIAWTIWRHPADTSARSAPPAIVPSANSADGHASLFAAPPETVRAEARTSYEAAIQLWKDASPQEALDALQRTTELDPSFAQAHLLYALLDQVTPSARQHHQLAAQYRTKLSRRQLDLLEALTPSLQDPMDLEETRTRLEHLEASVPQDPDISLFIASRYLEGWNGKRALPAAERAIGVVQPARPIARLMRARALAKLDRFDEARAEYRDCISSSLSATGCLRWHARLEAGAGRCQDVERLGRRLMAAAPNNPDGYYFLAGGLAGQSAASSAMRDALNPRWQLAPQDERPWLRLEETFYIQVISGAFDDAERTLTEWEAEAQHFTDAEHHGMPAGQRLLLNLELGRKSRVATLAHAYLERSRAWTESGLTVFDIEAERFLYFAGAISREEFAHFRDDWLLAAQHRRIGWQDMDLYQWYEAFVQPVFDRDDALLAISRRPPGLVPDREIMNPEAMFRVGRMYLLAGQAPEALPFLKMSVDACFYRFPIPRMWARLEYARALVQTGEPAEAYKQLQTVTQRWGRDTRSATGTEARELVARLSLANTRKETVK; this is encoded by the coding sequence GTGAGCACGGTAACGCCTGTGACCGTGGTCCCGGAAGAATCGCAAGACGGTGTGGCCGTCCACGCATCAATTGACGACCTGAAAATCGGCATTCGAATCCTGAACGTCCGTCTGGACCGTCTCCTTGAACGCACTGCCGATTGGGGCCTCTACCTAGGAGACGACGAGGAGCGCCTCCACCTCGTTCTGATGGCGGTCGGAACATCCAAAGAAGCGCTCGAACACTGCTTGTCGGGGCCAGCGGCCGAAGGGAAAGTGATTGAAAGAGCGACATTCCGCTCACTGCACGTCGCCGTGCTGGTGGTTGACGAGCAGCACTGCATCCGCTTTGCAGGCCAACTCGAGTCGCTGCAGGAGGCAAGGGACAAAAGCTCGACGCTTCCGTCTCAACGAAATGGCGTGCTCGTCCACGACAGCCTCTTTGCCGCGCGGTATCGCGTCGGCGCCGTGCTGGGCCGCGGCGCAACAGGCGAAGTCTATCGCGCCCACGATCAGACCCTCCAACGCGCAGTTGCGCTCAAAATTCTTCGCCTCGACGAACGAGAGACGCATGCGCACAGAGAGGAGGCGAAACGGCGCCTGCTCCGGGAGGCACGGGTCGTCTCGGCGCTCAAGCATCCGCACATCGTGGAGCTCTACGATGCCAGCGAAAATGCAGGGCTTCCCTACTTGGTGCTCGAACTGTGCGAGGGCGGCAATCTGCGGAAAGCGATGATGGCGCCAGCGACACAGGAGGAGCGCGAACGCTGGGTAACCGAGATCGCCCAGGCGCTCGCCTGTGCCCATGACCAGGGAATCGTTCACCGCGACATCAAACCGGAGAACATTCTCCTAACGACCGACCGACTAGTAAAAGTGGCCGACTTTGGGATCGCAAAAGCAAAAGAGCGCCGTGATGCCCCAAATACAACGCTCGGTATTGTCGGGACACCTCCATATATGGCTCCTGAGCAACTCATTGGAAGTGCAGTCGATGGGCGGGCGGACCAATACGCATGGGGGTTGGTCGCATACGAGCTGTTGACAAAGAGACATCCGCGGTTGCGCGAAAGCACCAGCCCACCCGCAAACAATGACCAGGGCCTCCCTCCCAACCTGAGCCACGTGCTGGCGCGCGCGATGACCACGGATCCCGCGGGCCGATATTCCGATTTTCACGAGCTCCTCTCCGAACTGCGCCCGGCGCCTCAACGCACCAAGCGCCGCTTCGCTCTCGCAGCAATGGCCCTAATCGCGGCATCCAGCATCATCAGCATTGCATGGACGATATGGCGACATCCGGCCGACACGTCCGCGAGGAGTGCTCCCCCCGCAATCGTTCCGTCAGCAAATTCCGCGGACGGACATGCAAGCCTGTTTGCGGCACCTCCGGAGACCGTTCGTGCCGAAGCACGCACGTCCTACGAAGCAGCCATTCAGCTCTGGAAAGACGCTTCGCCTCAAGAAGCCCTTGATGCCCTCCAACGAACCACAGAACTGGATCCGTCGTTCGCCCAAGCTCACCTGCTGTACGCTCTACTCGACCAGGTCACGCCGTCGGCCCGCCAGCATCACCAGCTCGCCGCACAATACCGAACCAAACTATCCCGTAGGCAGCTTGATTTGCTCGAAGCGCTTACGCCGTCGCTTCAAGATCCGATGGACCTCGAAGAAACGAGAACGCGACTCGAACATCTAGAAGCAAGTGTTCCCCAGGATCCCGATATCTCTTTATTCATTGCAAGTCGATATCTGGAAGGTTGGAACGGCAAGCGTGCACTACCAGCTGCCGAGCGCGCGATTGGCGTCGTACAGCCCGCACGTCCTATTGCGCGCCTTATGCGTGCACGCGCCCTCGCAAAATTGGATCGATTCGATGAGGCTCGAGCTGAATACCGGGACTGCATTTCTTCATCGTTGTCGGCCACCGGGTGCCTACGATGGCACGCGAGGCTCGAAGCAGGCGCCGGGCGCTGCCAGGATGTGGAGCGACTGGGTCGGCGGCTTATGGCAGCAGCACCAAACAACCCGGACGGCTACTACTTCCTTGCAGGAGGCCTGGCTGGACAATCGGCTGCGAGTTCAGCGATGCGGGACGCGCTCAACCCCCGCTGGCAGCTCGCTCCGCAAGACGAACGCCCCTGGCTTCGCCTGGAGGAGACGTTCTACATTCAGGTAATCTCTGGCGCCTTTGACGACGCCGAACGAACACTGACCGAATGGGAGGCAGAGGCACAACACTTCACCGATGCTGAACACCATGGGATGCCGGCCGGTCAACGTCTTTTACTCAATCTCGAACTTGGGCGCAAATCGCGAGTAGCGACGCTCGCTCACGCGTATCTCGAGCGAAGCCGCGCGTGGACAGAGAGCGGATTAACCGTTTTCGATATCGAAGCGGAGCGATTTTTGTACTTTGCTGGTGCGATCAGTCGCGAAGAGTTTGCACACTTCCGCGACGACTGGCTGTTGGCTGCGCAGCACCGGCGCATCGGTTGGCAGGATATGGATCTCTACCAATGGTATGAAGCGTTTGTACAACCAGTCTTTGATCGAGACGATGCGCTGCTCGCAATCTCACGCCGACCACCTGGTTTGGTTCCCGATCGGGAGATTATGAATCCGGAGGCGATGTTCAGGGTTGGCCGGATGTATCTTTTGGCAGGGCAAGCACCAGAGGCACTCCCTTTTTTGAAGATGTCGGTCGATGCTTGCTTTTATAGATTTCCCATTCCACGCATGTGGGCACGACTCGAGTATGCGCGGGCATTGGTGCAAACTGGCGAGCCCGCCGAAGCCTACAAGCAACTTCAGACAGTTACTCAACGTTGGGGACGCGATACACGCAGTGCAACCGGCACCGAGGCGCGTGAGCTCGTTGCTCGCCTGTCCTTGGCAAATACACGAAAGGAAACTGTAAAATGA
- a CDS encoding sigma-70 region 4 domain-containing protein yields the protein MSTTDRKVVLALNDDGLSERDAARELSMTRGQVDYRIRRARELLARAWLGTTSWVGRKRA from the coding sequence ATGAGCACAACGGATCGCAAGGTCGTGCTTGCGCTCAACGACGATGGTCTCTCCGAGCGTGATGCCGCCCGGGAGCTCAGTATGACACGCGGACAGGTCGACTACCGCATCCGCCGTGCACGCGAGCTACTAGCGCGCGCATGGCTCGGAACCACATCCTGGGTCGGGCGCAAGCGAGCGTAG